One genomic window of Halorubrum hochsteinianum includes the following:
- a CDS encoding DUF7123 family protein, with translation MSATANPSTNASANDDRSKEERLKDYLLDRAQDGEMYFKGKFISEDVDLSPKEIGALMVKLRDSATELTVEKWSYTGATTWRVEPA, from the coding sequence ATGAGCGCGACTGCGAACCCCTCCACGAACGCGAGCGCGAACGACGACCGCAGCAAGGAAGAGCGGCTGAAGGACTACCTGCTCGACCGCGCACAGGACGGCGAGATGTATTTCAAAGGGAAGTTCATCTCCGAGGACGTCGACCTCTCCCCGAAGGAGATCGGCGCGCTGATGGTGAAGCTCCGCGACTCCGCGACGGAGCTCACGGTCGAGAAGTGGTCGTACACGGGCGCGACGACCTGGCGCGTCGAGCCCGCCTGA
- a CDS encoding FkbM family methyltransferase has protein sequence MSGLTSLLSARAERLGFRTLYRLADLTYALGVATPKRTVAGTYWSYEPTNPHGDDPGLAALDRLPDDAVILDAGAHVGEHAIPLARDTDRRVVAFEPNGESADRLARNAERNGLGDRIDLRRAGVGDADATLTFYRSTFSKCSAFDRDLATRWGASVAGTESVPVRRLDDLVEGVGDRRPDERVGDRRPGERAGESGATGGVPVPSPDAIKVDVEGHEAAVLRGAAGVIETHRPLLVVEVHDAESGVDGGEAAEGSATDDDLREWLQARGYAVEDAEDVWVCRPTEEASARN, from the coding sequence ATGAGCGGACTCACCTCGCTGCTGTCCGCGCGGGCCGAACGGCTCGGCTTCCGGACGCTGTACCGGCTCGCCGACCTGACGTACGCGCTCGGCGTCGCGACCCCGAAGCGGACGGTCGCCGGGACCTACTGGAGCTACGAGCCGACGAACCCCCACGGCGACGATCCCGGGCTCGCCGCGCTCGACCGCCTGCCGGACGACGCGGTGATCCTCGACGCCGGCGCGCACGTCGGCGAACACGCGATCCCGCTGGCTCGGGACACCGACCGGCGGGTGGTCGCGTTCGAGCCAAACGGCGAGAGCGCGGACCGGCTGGCCCGGAACGCGGAGCGGAACGGGCTCGGCGACCGGATCGACCTCCGGCGGGCGGGAGTCGGGGACGCGGACGCGACGCTGACCTTCTACCGGTCGACGTTCTCGAAGTGCTCCGCGTTCGACCGCGACCTCGCCACGAGGTGGGGCGCGAGCGTCGCGGGCACGGAGTCGGTCCCGGTCCGGCGGCTCGACGACCTCGTTGAGGGGGTCGGCGATCGCCGACCGGACGAGAGGGTCGGCGATCGCCGGCCGGGCGAGAGAGCCGGCGAGTCCGGGGCGACCGGGGGCGTCCCCGTCCCGTCGCCGGACGCGATCAAGGTCGACGTGGAGGGCCACGAGGCCGCGGTCCTCCGGGGGGCGGCGGGGGTGATCGAAACCCACCGCCCGCTGCTCGTGGTCGAGGTTCACGACGCCGAGTCGGGAGTCGACGGGGGTGAGGCGGCCGAGGGTTCCGCGACCGACGACGACCTCCGCGAGTGGCTACAGGCGCGCGGCTACGCGGTCGAGGACGCGGAGGACGTGTGGGTGTGTCGGCCGACCGAGGAAGCGTCGGCGCGGAACTGA
- a CDS encoding site-2 protease family protein: protein MSDHEDAATPDDGAPRPEPLRTFFRIDEVRREDGRVRYHGESYVPERTLLRKLTPYFREAGYEVDVEAVEGGHVVVATPFDRGGDGIPWVNVAMFAATVLSTLFVGAYGWYYVPLSEIQSNPLTLLRAWPFTAAVLGVLMTHELGHYAAGRYHGVPVSLPYVIPFIFPFGTLGAVIRIRGRMPSRKVLFDIGAAGPIAGLVATVAVTAIGLSLDPIRVPAELASSSGAMIRFNNPPLLGLIADVLGQPTSYGDPRLTAHPVVIGGWVGMFFTLLNLLPVGQLDGGHMVRAMLGPRQETVAALVPGVLFGIAAYLHFWRGLGLNESVGLWAFWGVFAAVIAFNGPADPTDEGGLGLPRLAVGVATFAVGALCFLLVPIQVIGG, encoded by the coding sequence ATGTCAGACCACGAGGACGCGGCGACGCCCGACGACGGCGCGCCGCGTCCGGAGCCGCTCCGAACCTTCTTCCGGATCGACGAGGTCCGTCGCGAGGACGGCCGCGTGCGATACCATGGCGAGTCGTACGTCCCGGAGCGGACGCTGCTGCGGAAGCTGACTCCGTACTTCCGGGAGGCGGGTTACGAGGTCGACGTCGAGGCCGTCGAGGGCGGCCACGTCGTCGTCGCGACGCCGTTCGACCGCGGCGGCGACGGGATCCCCTGGGTGAACGTCGCCATGTTCGCGGCGACCGTGCTGTCGACGCTGTTCGTCGGCGCGTACGGCTGGTACTACGTCCCGCTCTCGGAGATCCAGTCGAACCCGCTGACGCTGCTTCGGGCGTGGCCGTTCACCGCCGCCGTCCTCGGCGTCCTGATGACCCACGAACTCGGCCACTACGCCGCCGGGCGCTACCACGGCGTCCCCGTCTCGCTCCCGTACGTCATCCCGTTCATTTTCCCGTTCGGGACGCTGGGCGCGGTCATCCGCATCCGCGGCCGCATGCCCTCGCGGAAGGTCCTCTTCGACATCGGCGCGGCCGGTCCCATCGCCGGGCTGGTCGCGACGGTGGCGGTGACCGCGATCGGCCTCTCGCTCGACCCGATCCGAGTGCCCGCGGAGCTGGCGAGTTCCTCCGGGGCGATGATCCGGTTCAACAACCCGCCGCTCTTGGGGCTCATCGCCGACGTGCTCGGTCAGCCGACGAGCTACGGCGACCCGCGGCTCACCGCCCACCCGGTGGTGATCGGGGGGTGGGTAGGGATGTTCTTTACCCTCCTCAACCTCCTGCCGGTGGGCCAACTGGACGGCGGCCACATGGTCCGGGCGATGCTCGGGCCGCGACAGGAGACGGTCGCGGCGCTCGTCCCCGGCGTCCTGTTCGGGATCGCCGCGTACCTCCACTTCTGGCGGGGGCTCGGCCTGAACGAGTCCGTCGGACTGTGGGCCTTCTGGGGCGTGTTCGCGGCGGTGATCGCGTTCAACGGCCCGGCGGACCCGACCGACGAGGGCGGGCTGGGGCTGCCGCGGCTCGCCGTCGGCGTCGCCACGTTCGCCGTCGGCGCGCTCTGCTTCCTCTTAGTGCCGATCCAAGTCATCGGAGGGTGA
- a CDS encoding ABC1 kinase family protein, translating into MVTLVNLRAYWRFVVVLRQFSPLIVAYWRDRRRYFLFGGSREVDAETQRERAAVLLDILLTLGPTFIKLGQILSTRPDILPPAYIEVLEGLQDDVPPASWEESRVVLEDEFGPVDETFDDFDRDPISGASLGQVYTARYEGDQVAVKVRRPGIESLVEADLRTIRWSIPLIKRFTGAGRAFSLENLADEFDKTIHEEMDYARERTMLEEIRGNFADEERIRIPRTYEAVSGPRVLTMEYVPGTKISDVDALDEAGHDRTAIAETLQEVYLQMIIEDGVFHADPHPGNLAVDDDGSVIFYDFGMAGRVDPFIQEKIVEFYVAVARQDIDAILDTLVSMGTLSPEADREVMGNVMELAIADASGEDIEQYQVNQIIEQVESTIYEFPLRLPPNLALVLRVATVVEGVCVTLDPEFDFISTATDYLREEGYYEQTARDLAEDAGRQVQRTTEALFTVPPKADEFLDRANRDDLTVNVVLEDDTDVLEKLAMRIAYSVLLAVGVLSATILYSFTQQWRIALGILALSAPLAIALYRSFRTKRGLRATPQFTRQGMKNRRDD; encoded by the coding sequence GTGGTCACGCTGGTCAACCTTCGCGCCTACTGGCGGTTCGTCGTCGTCCTGCGGCAGTTCTCGCCGCTCATCGTCGCCTACTGGCGTGACAGGCGACGGTACTTCCTGTTCGGCGGGAGCCGCGAGGTCGACGCCGAGACCCAGCGCGAGCGGGCCGCGGTGCTGCTCGACATCCTGCTCACGCTCGGGCCGACGTTCATCAAGCTCGGCCAGATCCTCTCCACGCGGCCCGACATCCTCCCGCCGGCGTACATCGAGGTGCTGGAGGGGCTCCAGGACGACGTGCCCCCGGCGTCGTGGGAGGAGTCGAGGGTCGTCCTCGAAGACGAGTTCGGCCCGGTCGACGAGACGTTCGACGACTTCGACCGCGACCCGATAAGCGGCGCGAGCCTCGGGCAGGTGTACACGGCCCGGTACGAGGGCGATCAGGTGGCGGTGAAGGTCCGCCGTCCCGGCATCGAGTCGCTCGTCGAGGCCGACCTCCGGACGATCCGCTGGTCGATCCCGCTCATCAAGCGGTTCACGGGTGCCGGCCGGGCGTTCTCCTTGGAGAACCTCGCGGACGAGTTCGACAAGACGATCCACGAGGAGATGGACTACGCCCGCGAGCGGACGATGCTCGAAGAGATCCGCGGCAACTTCGCCGACGAGGAGCGGATCCGGATCCCGCGCACGTACGAGGCGGTCTCCGGCCCGCGGGTGCTCACGATGGAGTACGTTCCGGGCACGAAGATAAGCGACGTCGACGCGCTCGACGAGGCGGGCCACGACCGCACCGCGATCGCCGAGACGCTTCAGGAGGTGTACCTCCAGATGATCATCGAGGACGGCGTGTTCCACGCCGACCCCCACCCGGGGAACCTCGCGGTCGACGACGACGGCTCCGTCATCTTCTACGACTTCGGGATGGCGGGCCGGGTCGACCCGTTCATCCAGGAGAAGATCGTGGAGTTCTACGTCGCGGTCGCCAGACAGGACATCGACGCCATCCTCGACACGCTGGTCTCGATGGGCACGCTCTCCCCGGAGGCCGACCGGGAGGTAATGGGCAACGTGATGGAACTCGCCATCGCCGACGCCAGCGGCGAGGACATCGAGCAGTATCAGGTGAACCAGATCATCGAGCAGGTGGAGTCGACCATCTACGAGTTCCCGCTGCGGCTCCCGCCGAACCTCGCGCTGGTCCTCCGGGTCGCCACCGTCGTCGAGGGGGTCTGCGTCACGCTCGACCCCGAGTTCGACTTCATCTCGACCGCGACCGACTACCTCCGCGAGGAGGGGTACTACGAGCAGACCGCCCGCGACCTCGCCGAGGACGCCGGCAGGCAGGTGCAACGGACCACCGAGGCGCTGTTCACCGTGCCGCCGAAGGCGGACGAGTTCCTCGACCGCGCCAACCGCGACGACCTGACGGTCAACGTCGTCTTGGAGGACGACACCGACGTCTTGGAGAAGCTGGCGATGCGGATCGCCTACTCCGTGCTGCTCGCCGTCGGCGTCCTCTCGGCGACGATCCTCTACTCGTTCACCCAGCAGTGGCGGATCGCCTTGGGCATCCTCGCGCTGTCCGCGCCGCTCGCGATCGCCTTGTACCGGTCGTTCCGCACGAAGCGCGGGCTCCGCGCCACGCCGCAGTTCACCCGACAGGGCATGAAGAACCGGCGCGACGACTGA